In Abditibacteriaceae bacterium, one genomic interval encodes:
- a CDS encoding 50S ribosomal protein L25, which produces MSQRDLAVTSRTETGKEAAKRLRRAGNVPGIAYGHKEEPVMVSLNAKVLRDMLHHGGSHGLITLRVEGGASIPVVIKKMQKHPVTHAVQSIDFIRVSLDEKVKTTLPIHLEGEPVGVKVDGGILVQALHSIEVECLPQETPEFITVDVSGLEFNGAPIHVREITLPAGVVAITDGDEGIAVVNPPDAEPIVEAEVSDEAAAEVEAAKDAEEEAKEENADKN; this is translated from the coding sequence ATGTCACAACGAGATTTAGCGGTTACCTCCCGCACCGAGACGGGAAAAGAAGCCGCAAAGCGTTTGCGTCGCGCCGGAAATGTTCCGGGCATCGCTTACGGCCACAAAGAAGAGCCGGTTATGGTTTCGCTCAATGCCAAAGTGCTGCGCGATATGCTGCATCACGGCGGTTCACACGGTTTGATTACGCTGCGCGTTGAAGGCGGCGCCAGCATTCCGGTTGTTATCAAAAAGATGCAGAAGCATCCGGTGACGCACGCTGTGCAGAGCATCGACTTCATTCGCGTTTCGCTCGACGAGAAGGTCAAGACCACTTTGCCCATTCACCTCGAAGGCGAACCGGTCGGCGTTAAAGTCGACGGCGGCATTTTGGTTCAGGCGTTGCACTCAATCGAAGTCGAATGCTTGCCGCAGGAAACCCCAGAATTCATTACCGTCGATGTTTCCGGTTTGGAATTCAACGGCGCGCCGATTCACGTTCGGGAAATCACCTTGCCTGCAGGCGTCGTGGCAATTACCGATGGCGACGAAGGCATCGCCGTTGTGAACCCGCCGGATGCCGAGCCGATTGTTGAGGCCGAAGTTTCCGACGAAGCCGCTGCTGAAGTTGAAGCAGCCAAAGACGCTGAAGAAGAAGCCAAAGAAGAAAACGCCGACAAGAATTAA
- a CDS encoding DUF4394 domain-containing protein, whose translation MKRMKGLVWLGAASLALALVGCGGGSGGNNNNGGGAVQGPLTFAVNSNNELITFQADRPNQPSQPTAITGLQGGERILGIDVRPADGTLYALGSSSRLYRINTTSGAATAVGGQFAIPLRGTTFGFDFNPTVDRIRIVSDTDQNLRANPGTGAIVDGDMNAANGVTEDGTLAYVGGDVAQGQNPNIAAVAYANNVAGALTTTLFAIDTTRNTLVKFDSANAGTLRTVGSLGVDPSSVASFDIQGGTDDAYAVLRVNGEAALYKINGTTGAATRVNRVDTGTSNIVALAVAP comes from the coding sequence ATGAAACGCATGAAAGGTTTGGTATGGTTGGGCGCAGCATCGCTCGCGTTGGCCCTCGTTGGTTGCGGTGGCGGCAGCGGCGGCAATAACAATAACGGCGGAGGCGCCGTGCAGGGGCCGCTCACATTTGCCGTCAACTCTAACAACGAGTTAATTACTTTTCAGGCCGATCGTCCCAATCAGCCAAGCCAGCCAACGGCTATCACGGGGCTTCAGGGCGGCGAGAGAATTCTCGGCATTGATGTGCGCCCTGCTGATGGAACACTTTATGCCCTCGGTAGCAGCAGCCGCTTGTATCGCATTAATACGACATCAGGCGCAGCAACGGCGGTTGGAGGGCAGTTCGCCATTCCATTGCGCGGTACGACATTTGGTTTTGACTTCAACCCCACTGTTGATCGCATTCGCATTGTCTCCGATACCGACCAAAACTTGCGTGCAAACCCCGGTACCGGCGCCATTGTTGACGGTGATATGAATGCAGCCAATGGCGTTACTGAAGATGGAACACTGGCTTACGTTGGAGGGGATGTCGCGCAGGGCCAGAACCCCAATATCGCCGCTGTCGCTTACGCCAACAACGTCGCCGGCGCGCTGACAACCACCTTGTTTGCTATCGATACGACACGCAACACACTCGTCAAATTTGATTCGGCAAACGCTGGCACTCTGCGTACAGTTGGCTCGCTCGGTGTCGATCCGAGTTCAGTTGCCAGCTTTGATATCCAGGGCGGAACCGACGACGCCTACGCAGTTCTCCGCGTAAATGGCGAAGCCGCGCTTTATAAGATCAACGGCACGACAGGTGCAGCTACACGAGTCAATCGCGTGGACACCGGGACGTCCAACATCGTCGCATTAGCTGTCGCTCCTTAA
- a CDS encoding ribose-phosphate pyrophosphokinase, whose protein sequence is MPDKTIPAPNPAAPELEIERAANPEVTPHKKGVLKTGRKTIDGINNLSQLGMRPPESPSHNFKIFAGNANPKLAKDIADCLKVPLGKLVTTRFADGEMRCAIDESIRGADVFIVQPTCSPANDTLMELLILCDAFKRASANRIVPIIPYLGYARQDKKVRPREPITAKLVADLIQHAGADRIFAIDLHAGQIQGFFNCPVDHLPAQPIIAEYLIGKGLIDGGVTIVSPDVGGVERATILAERLGANLAIVAKRRPEPGKVKVVDVIGDVNNQICVLMDDMIDSGGSITAAANELASRGAREIYACCTHPVLSGDATRRIQDSAITELIVTDTIPIPPERMIPKITVLSVAKVCAEAIVRIHSDDSVSTMFEKFW, encoded by the coding sequence ATGCCTGATAAAACCATTCCCGCGCCAAACCCGGCGGCCCCCGAGCTTGAGATTGAACGCGCCGCAAACCCGGAAGTGACGCCTCACAAAAAAGGTGTCTTGAAAACGGGCCGCAAAACCATCGACGGCATTAATAATCTGTCACAGTTGGGAATGCGTCCGCCGGAAAGTCCTTCGCACAACTTCAAAATTTTTGCGGGCAACGCCAACCCTAAGCTGGCGAAAGACATCGCCGATTGTCTCAAAGTGCCGCTCGGCAAACTGGTGACGACGCGCTTTGCCGATGGCGAAATGCGTTGTGCTATCGACGAAAGCATTCGCGGCGCCGACGTGTTCATTGTGCAGCCGACGTGTTCTCCTGCCAACGACACCTTGATGGAATTGTTGATTTTGTGCGATGCCTTCAAGCGCGCATCGGCGAACCGCATCGTGCCGATTATTCCTTATCTGGGCTACGCGCGTCAGGACAAGAAAGTGCGACCGCGCGAACCGATTACCGCAAAACTGGTCGCAGATTTAATCCAGCACGCGGGCGCTGACCGCATTTTCGCAATCGACCTTCATGCCGGACAGATTCAGGGCTTCTTCAATTGTCCGGTCGATCATCTTCCGGCGCAGCCGATTATCGCCGAATATCTGATTGGCAAAGGCTTGATTGACGGCGGCGTAACTATTGTTTCGCCTGACGTCGGCGGCGTGGAGCGCGCGACCATTTTGGCTGAACGATTGGGTGCGAACTTGGCGATTGTTGCCAAGCGCCGTCCTGAGCCGGGCAAAGTCAAAGTTGTCGATGTTATCGGCGACGTGAACAATCAAATCTGCGTCCTGATGGACGATATGATTGATTCGGGCGGCAGCATTACGGCTGCGGCCAACGAACTCGCCAGTCGTGGTGCGCGTGAAATTTACGCGTGCTGCACGCATCCGGTTTTGTCGGGCGATGCGACGCGGCGCATTCAAGATTCGGCGATTACCGAACTCATCGTCACCGATACAATTCCGATTCCGCCCGAACGGATGATTCCCAAAATCACTGTTTTGTCGGTGGCGAAAGTGTGCGCCGAAGCGATTGTTCGCATTCACAGCGACGATTCGGTTTCGACGATGTTTGAGAAATTTTGGTGA
- a CDS encoding thioredoxin family protein yields MKLKTALYALPLLAVAYAPSAHAAPVKWRTLPAALTEAKRTGKPIFIDFYATWCKPCHILEKAYATPAMKAETSRYIMVKIDAEKNEAAARKYNVTNFPTVVFLNSRGKMVQQKVGFSVPDGVKGEANFVKYAAKDVNAAMKWVRNNKL; encoded by the coding sequence ATGAAATTGAAAACCGCTTTGTATGCCCTGCCACTCCTGGCCGTCGCCTATGCGCCGTCCGCACACGCTGCTCCCGTTAAATGGCGCACGTTGCCCGCCGCGCTCACCGAAGCCAAACGCACCGGCAAACCGATTTTTATCGACTTCTACGCAACGTGGTGCAAGCCGTGCCACATTCTGGAAAAAGCGTATGCAACGCCAGCAATGAAGGCCGAAACGAGCCGTTACATCATGGTAAAAATCGACGCGGAAAAGAACGAAGCGGCGGCGCGCAAATACAACGTCACCAATTTCCCGACGGTCGTCTTTCTTAATTCGCGCGGCAAGATGGTTCAGCAGAAAGTTGGTTTTTCAGTGCCCGATGGCGTGAAGGGCGAAGCGAATTTCGTCAAATACGCGGCGAAAGATGTCAACGCCGCGATGAAATGGGTGCGCAACAACAAACTGTAA
- a CDS encoding phosphoribosylanthranilate isomerase, whose translation MIKICGTTNIDDALLAQKAGADYFGVVVEHAPSPRSVSLHEAVELRHNTPLPCVALTVNKPLDFLLRVAEKMRPAVFQLHGDESPQLVRELAKNKLVVWTAIAGDEETVLRRAAAMREAGASAILLDARATRNGETIYGGTGERADWKLARRLVDDGFRVILAGGLSPQNVAEAIEVVKPWGVDCASGVETKKGRKNAQAVQDFVFNARAAS comes from the coding sequence ATGATTAAAATCTGTGGCACAACCAACATCGACGATGCGCTTTTGGCGCAAAAAGCAGGTGCCGATTACTTCGGCGTCGTGGTTGAGCACGCGCCGTCGCCACGTTCGGTTTCGCTACATGAAGCCGTTGAACTGCGGCACAACACACCGCTTCCGTGTGTTGCGCTCACGGTGAACAAGCCGCTCGATTTTCTATTGCGCGTGGCAGAGAAAATGCGTCCCGCCGTTTTTCAGCTTCACGGCGACGAAAGCCCCCAACTCGTACGCGAATTGGCAAAGAACAAACTCGTGGTATGGACAGCAATTGCAGGCGATGAAGAAACTGTGTTGCGTCGCGCCGCCGCGATGCGCGAAGCCGGTGCGAGCGCAATCTTGCTGGATGCGCGCGCCACAAGGAATGGCGAAACGATTTATGGCGGAACCGGCGAACGCGCCGATTGGAAGCTTGCGCGGCGACTTGTTGACGATGGTTTTCGCGTGATTCTGGCTGGTGGCCTCAGCCCGCAAAATGTCGCCGAAGCGATTGAAGTGGTGAAGCCGTGGGGCGTGGATTGTGCGTCGGGTGTCGAGACGAAAAAAGGCCGCAAGAATGCGCAGGCAGTACAGGACTTCGTTTTCAACGCGCGCGCGGCATCTTAA
- the pth gene encoding aminoacyl-tRNA hydrolase, translated as MYLIVGLGNPGKKYERTRHNIGWLVLDELARRWNIDIARKQHKAETGSGIVKGHAALLAKPQTFMNLSGEAVSALARYNRVAPENLIVVCDDLNLPAGKLRLRAGGSDGGQNGLKSVMQHLGHQNWARLRFGIGEPPREDRLQRGTADYVLTPFAADEWPLVEKAVARAADCLETFVANGLQDAMNQYNRAE; from the coding sequence ATGTATCTCATCGTTGGTCTGGGAAATCCCGGCAAAAAATACGAGCGCACGCGTCACAACATCGGCTGGCTGGTGCTCGATGAACTCGCGCGCCGCTGGAATATCGACATCGCGCGCAAGCAGCACAAAGCCGAAACCGGCAGCGGCATTGTCAAAGGACACGCCGCGCTGCTGGCCAAGCCGCAAACCTTTATGAACCTTTCGGGTGAAGCGGTGTCTGCTCTGGCGAGATACAACCGTGTGGCGCCGGAGAATCTCATCGTGGTGTGCGACGACCTCAACCTTCCTGCCGGAAAACTGCGTTTGCGCGCAGGCGGCAGCGACGGTGGGCAAAACGGACTCAAAAGCGTGATGCAGCATCTCGGTCATCAGAATTGGGCGCGATTGCGCTTTGGTATCGGTGAACCGCCGCGCGAAGATCGTTTGCAACGCGGCACCGCCGATTACGTCCTGACTCCGTTCGCCGCCGACGAATGGCCGCTTGTAGAGAAAGCTGTTGCGCGTGCCGCCGATTGTCTGGAAACTTTTGTCGCGAACGGTTTGCAAGACGCCATGAACCAATATAACCGCGCCGAATGA
- the uvrA gene encoding excinuclease ABC subunit UvrA, which produces MPVKTAPLKSKPAAKAAEKATPKSTAKTAAKAVAVPAIIPEETVASQAETPKAIAPKSTALKAARAKSAKAIAPVTSSIPTTPTPDKYIIVKGARQHNLKNIDITLPRDKMIVITGLSGSGKSSLAFDTIYAEGQRRYVESLSAYARQFLGQMDKPDVDFIEGLSPAVSIDQKTASRNPRSTVATVTEIYDYLRLLFARIGVPHSPTTGRPIMRQSVDQIVDRILALEEGARLHILAPVVRGRKGEYRKLLDDYRKKGFARARINGEIHNLDELDDLKLGRYEKHDIEIVVDRAVVKPDARGRITDSVATALQLGEGILFVELVQREGDEPKPLLMFSEKLADPETGESFEELEPRTFSFNSPYGACPECSGLGTHQEFDPQLVLRDMRLSIDEGAVAPWKKSGSSYKREMLKALGRDFGFKTSQPISELTEDQRNIILYGTDTHKVHVSYVNMHGRRRAYHTPFEGVLASLQNEFNEYGDKWREELQKYQSDRPCKVCKGKRLKPFPLAVTIEGKNISDITGMSVAESFEFFTQMRGAGHNETTAREAAVLEKVENIATGGASSADLKALTTIDIDRTSGMQLNERDTIIARPILKEIQERLQFLVDVGLGYLTLNRAANTLAGGEAQRIRLATQIGSGLVGVLYVLDEPSIGLHQRDNEKLLQTLVRLRDLGNTVIVVEHDEDTMRAADHIVDIGPAAGEAGGQVVAQGTLEDIMAVENSATGRFLSGKETIPFRRPRRKPTSWMKVLNARENNLRGIDVEIPLGCFVCVTGVSGSGKSTLVEDIVSQRLAHDVGKSSTVWGKHDGIEGWEQIDKIINIDQSPIGRTPRSNPATYTGAFTPLRELFQATREAKQRGYGPGRFSFNVKGGRCENCQGDGIIKIEMHFLPDVYVPCEVCSGKRYNRETLEVKYKGHSISDVLDMTVAQATETFENIPSIARKMGTICDVGLGYIRMGQPATTLSGGEAQRVKLASELSKRSTGHTLYILDEPSVGLHMADVKILIEVLQRLTDQGNTVLVIEHNLDLIACADYLIDMGPEGGTGGGMVVAQGTPEEVMKSKKSHTGRFLKQHFERHQ; this is translated from the coding sequence GTGCCCGTTAAAACCGCGCCACTTAAATCGAAGCCTGCAGCCAAGGCTGCAGAGAAAGCCACACCCAAATCGACTGCAAAAACCGCTGCGAAAGCAGTTGCCGTTCCTGCCATCATCCCGGAAGAAACTGTTGCTTCTCAGGCCGAAACGCCGAAGGCCATTGCACCTAAAAGTACCGCGCTCAAAGCAGCGCGCGCCAAAAGCGCAAAAGCCATTGCACCCGTTACCTCTTCTATTCCAACCACGCCAACGCCCGATAAATACATCATCGTCAAAGGCGCGCGCCAACACAATCTGAAGAACATCGACATCACGCTGCCGCGCGACAAGATGATTGTGATTACCGGACTTTCGGGTTCTGGAAAATCAAGCCTTGCCTTCGATACGATTTATGCCGAAGGTCAACGCCGCTATGTCGAAAGCTTGTCGGCTTATGCGCGCCAGTTCTTGGGCCAAATGGACAAGCCCGACGTCGATTTCATTGAAGGATTGAGTCCGGCGGTTTCGATTGACCAGAAAACTGCGTCGCGCAACCCACGCTCGACTGTCGCAACTGTCACGGAAATCTACGATTACCTGCGCCTGCTTTTTGCGCGCATCGGTGTTCCGCACTCGCCGACGACAGGCCGCCCGATTATGCGGCAAAGCGTCGATCAAATTGTTGATAGAATTCTTGCGCTGGAAGAAGGCGCGCGACTGCATATTCTGGCTCCGGTTGTGCGCGGACGCAAAGGCGAATATCGCAAGCTGCTCGACGATTACCGCAAGAAAGGCTTTGCCCGCGCGCGCATCAATGGAGAAATTCACAATCTCGATGAACTCGACGATCTGAAACTGGGTCGCTACGAAAAGCACGACATCGAAATCGTGGTGGACCGCGCGGTTGTCAAGCCCGACGCGCGGGGCCGCATCACCGATTCGGTGGCAACCGCGCTCCAACTGGGCGAAGGCATTTTGTTTGTCGAACTGGTGCAGCGCGAAGGCGATGAACCGAAGCCGTTGCTGATGTTTTCGGAAAAGCTCGCCGACCCTGAGACTGGCGAAAGCTTTGAAGAATTGGAGCCGCGCACTTTTTCGTTCAACTCGCCGTATGGCGCATGCCCGGAATGTTCGGGATTAGGAACGCATCAAGAATTCGACCCGCAACTCGTGCTGCGCGATATGCGCCTTTCGATTGACGAGGGCGCGGTTGCGCCATGGAAGAAAAGCGGTTCCAGCTACAAGCGCGAAATGCTGAAAGCTCTGGGGCGCGACTTTGGTTTTAAAACCAGTCAGCCGATTTCCGAACTCACCGAAGACCAGCGCAACATCATTCTGTATGGCACCGATACGCACAAAGTTCATGTGTCGTATGTGAATATGCACGGGCGTCGTCGCGCCTATCACACGCCATTCGAAGGCGTCTTAGCAAGTTTGCAAAATGAGTTCAACGAATACGGCGACAAGTGGCGTGAAGAACTCCAAAAGTATCAAAGCGACCGGCCCTGTAAGGTGTGTAAAGGCAAGCGGCTCAAGCCGTTTCCGCTCGCCGTGACGATTGAAGGCAAAAACATCTCGGACATCACGGGAATGAGCGTTGCCGAATCGTTTGAATTTTTTACGCAGATGCGCGGCGCGGGTCATAACGAAACAACGGCGCGCGAAGCTGCAGTGCTGGAAAAGGTCGAGAACATCGCAACCGGCGGCGCAAGCAGCGCCGATTTGAAAGCACTGACTACGATTGATATCGACCGTACTTCGGGCATGCAACTCAACGAACGCGACACGATTATCGCTCGGCCCATTCTCAAAGAAATTCAGGAGCGACTGCAATTCCTCGTCGATGTGGGACTGGGTTATCTGACGCTTAACCGCGCGGCGAATACGCTCGCGGGTGGAGAAGCGCAGCGCATTCGTCTGGCGACGCAGATTGGTTCGGGCTTGGTTGGTGTGCTTTACGTTCTCGATGAACCGAGCATCGGCTTGCATCAGCGCGACAACGAAAAGTTGCTGCAGACACTTGTCCGTCTGCGCGATTTGGGCAACACCGTAATCGTTGTCGAACACGACGAAGACACAATGCGTGCCGCCGATCACATCGTTGATATTGGGCCAGCGGCGGGCGAAGCGGGTGGGCAGGTTGTCGCACAAGGCACGCTCGAAGATATTATGGCCGTCGAAAATTCGGCGACCGGACGCTTTTTGTCGGGCAAAGAAACGATTCCGTTTCGCCGTCCGCGCCGCAAGCCCACAAGCTGGATGAAAGTGCTCAACGCCCGCGAGAATAACCTGCGCGGCATTGATGTCGAAATTCCCCTTGGTTGTTTTGTTTGTGTGACCGGCGTTTCGGGAAGCGGCAAATCGACGCTTGTCGAAGATATTGTTTCGCAGCGATTGGCGCACGACGTTGGCAAAAGCTCAACTGTATGGGGCAAACACGACGGCATCGAAGGCTGGGAGCAAATTGATAAGATCATCAACATCGACCAGTCGCCGATTGGCCGCACGCCGCGCTCCAACCCCGCGACTTACACCGGCGCTTTCACGCCGCTCCGCGAACTGTTTCAAGCGACGCGCGAAGCCAAGCAGCGCGGTTATGGGCCGGGCCGTTTCAGCTTCAATGTGAAAGGCGGGCGATGCGAAAACTGCCAGGGCGATGGCATTATCAAAATCGAGATGCACTTTTTGCCCGACGTTTATGTCCCGTGTGAAGTATGCAGCGGCAAGCGCTACAATCGCGAAACACTCGAAGTGAAATACAAAGGCCACAGCATTTCGGACGTTCTCGATATGACGGTCGCGCAGGCAACGGAAACCTTCGAGAATATCCCCAGCATCGCACGCAAAATGGGCACGATTTGCGACGTTGGTTTGGGCTACATTCGCATGGGGCAACCGGCAACAACGCTTTCGGGTGGCGAAGCTCAACGTGTGAAACTCGCAAGCGAATTGTCGAAACGCAGCACCGGCCACACACTTTACATTTTGGACGAACCCAGCGTTGGCCTGCACATGGCTGACGTAAAAATCTTGATTGAAGTGCTGCAACGTCTCACCGATCAGGGAAATACAGTCCTAGTTATCGAGCACAATCTCGACCTCATCGCGTGCGCTGATTATCTCATTGACATGGGGCCGGAAGGCGGAACCGGCGGCGGCATGGTCGTCGCGCAAGGCACGCCCGAAGAAGTGATGAAAAGTAAAAAAAGCCACACGGGACGCTTTTTGAAGCAGCACTTCGAACGGCATCAGTAA
- a CDS encoding PP2C family protein-serine/threonine phosphatase yields the protein MIPTASPPPRLSDAPSPLQRATGLKERAVAALGCNVDENEEPTPTGLALLKASVDTSDTHRENETADSELVVAVFRIVVLLVALTIPRIFGTSHTVPLSELLLAGLAGVYALVAALACLYPRRYGVRRPFLVAFDILLITLWMRLTQQWELFSLYYIVVIVAAMWFRVLGGAVSAILCNFFFLFLWGRVAGDTALQSPPVFTSSYALGVALLLLVGCLAGYIAEAQERERLRRLEGQLLVANYQREIDLANQLQPLLLEEGDARLAAAKPHMRLGAAMKSARTFGGGDYFDVLSLPDGRVALCIADVSGKSMRAQARLPLLKYSLRALAPLYAEPGALLTRLNQTLAPDLGNDLFIGMCLVVIDPTRGVLVWCNAGHIAPLLLSGEGDDVTATPLETSGPALGPFPEIPYCARSVEWQRGDRLLLFTDGLSDGLSFDGTEDGEEQVRAAALALDDTMWLEPSQVAQRLLDMALAVLDEINVPVWRARLSAERIASEKLGKERVSEETAHVRRDDITVVAVTLGVETTEADAEKIAKNGKTPEA from the coding sequence ATGATTCCTACTGCATCTCCGCCACCACGTTTGAGCGATGCCCCTTCTCCGTTGCAACGCGCGACAGGACTCAAAGAAAGGGCTGTCGCCGCTCTGGGTTGCAACGTCGATGAAAACGAGGAGCCTACGCCGACGGGATTAGCGCTCTTAAAGGCCTCGGTTGATACCTCCGATACGCACAGGGAAAATGAAACTGCCGACTCCGAACTTGTCGTAGCCGTATTTCGTATTGTTGTTCTGCTCGTTGCTCTCACGATACCCCGTATCTTCGGCACGTCTCACACGGTTCCTCTCTCTGAACTGCTCTTAGCCGGTCTGGCAGGGGTGTATGCTTTAGTTGCCGCACTGGCATGTCTTTATCCGCGCCGTTACGGCGTACGCCGCCCTTTTCTGGTCGCTTTTGATATTTTGCTCATCACGCTGTGGATGCGTCTCACGCAGCAGTGGGAGCTATTTTCGTTGTATTACATCGTCGTCATCGTGGCTGCGATGTGGTTTCGGGTGCTGGGCGGCGCGGTTTCGGCGATTCTTTGCAATTTCTTTTTCTTGTTCCTCTGGGGCCGCGTCGCGGGCGACACTGCTCTGCAATCGCCTCCGGTGTTTACTTCGTCTTACGCTTTAGGCGTTGCGCTATTGCTGCTCGTCGGGTGTTTGGCCGGTTATATCGCCGAAGCTCAAGAGCGGGAGCGCCTACGACGGCTTGAAGGACAGTTGCTGGTTGCCAATTATCAGCGTGAAATCGATCTAGCGAATCAGCTTCAGCCGTTGCTGCTCGAAGAAGGCGACGCGCGCTTGGCGGCTGCAAAGCCGCATATGCGACTTGGCGCTGCAATGAAAAGCGCACGCACTTTTGGGGGCGGCGATTATTTCGATGTGCTTTCGCTGCCCGATGGACGTGTGGCGTTGTGCATCGCTGATGTGTCGGGAAAAAGTATGCGCGCTCAGGCGCGTTTGCCGCTTTTGAAATATTCGCTGCGTGCCCTCGCGCCGCTTTACGCCGAACCAGGCGCGCTGCTGACACGACTGAACCAGACACTCGCGCCCGACCTGGGTAACGACTTGTTTATTGGAATGTGTCTTGTCGTCATCGACCCTACGCGCGGCGTTCTGGTCTGGTGTAATGCGGGTCATATCGCGCCGTTGCTGCTTTCAGGCGAAGGCGATGACGTGACGGCGACGCCGCTTGAAACATCTGGCCCGGCACTGGGACCGTTCCCCGAAATTCCTTATTGCGCGCGCTCGGTTGAGTGGCAGCGCGGCGACCGCCTGCTGCTTTTTACCGATGGTCTGTCTGACGGTCTTTCCTTTGACGGCACCGAAGACGGCGAAGAACAAGTGCGTGCGGCGGCCCTCGCGCTCGACGACACGATGTGGCTAGAGCCATCTCAGGTCGCGCAGCGATTGCTTGATATGGCGCTCGCGGTTCTGGACGAAATCAACGTTCCGGTGTGGCGCGCGCGGCTCAGTGCCGAACGTATAGCTTCCGAGAAGCTAGGGAAAGAAAGAGTGTCAGAAGAAACGGCCCATGTGCGCCGCGACGACATTACCGTCGTTGCTGTGACGTTGGGCGTTGAAACAACCGAAGCCGACGCGGAAAAAATCGCGAAAAACGGCAAAACGCCGGAAGCGTAA
- a CDS encoding NTP transferase domain-containing protein has protein sequence MQAFIILAAGKGTRMESDLAKVLHPLCGKPLVAWVLEAAQALQPARIVAIVGHQADKVQSEINERHTNVEYAIQPEMLGTGHAVMQAEAPLKDFEGDVIITCGDAPLLSSATFRALAEKRASLDASAALLYATVPDAGSYGRVILDESSTVVTKIVEAKDASDEERACRTINAGTYCFKASELWPFLNRIGNSNKSGEYYLTDVVGLMTEAGKKVAAVEIAPREMIGVNTKAELLALETELRAEGRCGHA, from the coding sequence ATGCAAGCTTTCATCATTCTCGCAGCAGGCAAAGGCACGCGCATGGAAAGCGACCTTGCCAAAGTTCTTCATCCTCTTTGTGGCAAGCCGCTTGTCGCGTGGGTTCTCGAAGCCGCCCAAGCGTTGCAGCCAGCGCGCATCGTGGCGATTGTCGGTCATCAGGCCGACAAGGTGCAAAGCGAAATCAACGAGCGCCACACCAACGTTGAATACGCGATTCAGCCCGAAATGCTCGGCACCGGCCACGCCGTGATGCAAGCCGAAGCCCCTCTGAAAGATTTCGAAGGCGATGTCATCATCACCTGCGGCGACGCTCCGTTGCTTTCTTCGGCGACGTTCCGCGCGCTTGCTGAAAAACGCGCGTCGCTTGATGCGTCGGCGGCCTTGCTTTACGCAACAGTCCCCGACGCCGGAAGCTATGGCCGCGTAATTTTGGACGAGAGCAGCACAGTCGTCACGAAAATCGTCGAAGCCAAAGATGCGTCCGACGAAGAACGCGCCTGCCGCACCATCAACGCCGGAACCTATTGCTTCAAGGCCAGCGAGTTGTGGCCGTTTCTCAACCGCATCGGTAACAGCAACAAATCGGGCGAGTATTATCTCACCGATGTTGTCGGCTTGATGACCGAAGCCGGAAAGAAGGTCGCCGCGGTCGAGATTGCGCCGCGCGAAATGATCGGTGTGAACACCAAAGCGGAACTGCTGGCGCTCGAAACCGAACTGCGCGCCGAAGGACGATGCGGCCATGCCTGA